One window of the Branchiostoma lanceolatum isolate klBraLanc5 chromosome 3, klBraLanc5.hap2, whole genome shotgun sequence genome contains the following:
- the LOC136429680 gene encoding zinc finger protein 84-like: MAAAGSDLHQDNVTSSSSEGEDKIKMAASEEKPFACEECEYRTTRKGDLERHVKTHTGTGEKPFMCGECGYRAACKSNMDIHVRIHTGERPFACQECEYRAASKTSLVQHMKNHTFMCGECGYRATCKSKMDIHVRNHTVEKHFACGQCDYRATSKSNLDQHLETHTDSLKRHMETHNHAEEKPSKCEKCGYKYKTDLDKVGHTGPFMCAECGYRTSCKFVIDMHLLTHRRTHRSKCDRCGLVTDTVTHYGPFMCAECGYRVSCKFAIDTHMKTHTTCKSCGYKTTDKAEMLAHKANCDVKPHPCGECDFRASTKFQLDRHMKTHTTEKKTFMCDKCGFLTPFSNTMSSHMITHLQEKPFKCEECDFRTARKGSLNRHLATHTGKKPFKCEECDFKAAIKGRLLRHIETHNSTRKKPFQCGQCDFKTATKYTLQRHMTTHTGERPYACDKCDYRAAQQGTLKMHMETHKKAKSS, from the coding sequence ATGGCAGCAGCCGGCAGCGACCTTCATCAGGACAATGTGACCTCGTCAAGCTCCGAAGGTgaagacaaaatcaaaatggcagCAAGTGAGGAGAAGCCCTTTGCCTGTGAGGAGTGTGAGTACAGGACAACTCGCAAGGGCGACCTGGAAAGGCATGTGAAGACTCACACAGgtaccggtgagaagcccttcATGTGTGGAGAATGTGGCTATCGGGCGGCCTGCAAGAGTAATATGGACATCCACGTGAGAATTCACACTGGGGAGAGGCCCTTTGCTTGCCAGGAATGCGAATACAGAGCAGCTAGCAAGACCAGCCTTGTCCAGCACATGAAGAATCACACATTTATGTGTGGAGAATGTGGGTATCGGGCAACCTGCAAGAGCAAAATGGACATCCATGTGAGAAATCACACTGTGGAGAAGCATTTTGCCTGCGGGCAATGTGACTACAGGGCTACTAGCAAGAGCAATCTAGACCAGCACCTGGAAACTCACACAGACAGTTTGAAAAGACACATGGAAACTCACAATCATGCAGAAGAAAAACCCTCCAAATGTGAGAAATGTGGCTACAAGTACAAGACAGATCTAGACAAGGTGGGCCACACTGGCCCCTTTATGTGTGCAGAGTGTGGTTACAGGACTTCATGCAAGTTTGTCATTGACATGCACTTACTGACCCACAGAAGGACCCACAGAAGTAAGTGTGACCGCTGTGGCCTCGTGACAGATACTGTCACTCACTACGGCCCGTTTATGTGTGCAGAATGTGGTTACAGGGTTTCCTGCAAGTTTGCCATCGACACCCACATGAAAACCCACACCACCTGCAAAAGCTGCGGGTACAAAACAACCGACAAGGCTGAAATGCTCGCCCACAAGGCAAACTGCGATGTTAAGCCACATCCGTGTGGAGAATGCGACTTTCGGGCATCCACAAAGTTTCAATTGGATCGacacatgaaaactcacacaacTGAGAAGAAAACTTTTATGTGTGATAAGTGTGGCTTTTTGACACCATTCAGTAATACAATGAGTAGTCATATGATAACTCACCTGCAGGAAAAACCGTTCAAATGTGAGGAATGCGACTTTAGAACAGCTAGAAAGGGCAGCTTAAATAGACATTTGGCTACTCACACAGGTAAAAAGCCATTTAAGTGTGAAGAATGTGATTTTAAGGCAGCGATAAAGGGTCGCTTACTAAGACATATAGAAACTCACAACAGCACACGAAAGAAGCCATTCCAGTGTGGGCAATGTGACTTCAAGACGGCTACAAAGTACACCTTACAACGTCACATGACAACCCACACAGGAGAGAGACCCTATGCCTGTGATAAATGTGACTACAGGGCGGCTCAACAGGGTACATTAAAGATGCACATGGAAACTCACAAAAAGGCCAAGTCGTCCTAA